A single genomic interval of Spinacia oleracea cultivar Varoflay chromosome 6, BTI_SOV_V1, whole genome shotgun sequence harbors:
- the LOC110806261 gene encoding G-type lectin S-receptor-like serine/threonine-protein kinase At1g11330 isoform X1, which translates to MVYVHTLLLFLSWVWVFDQFGLARGDITTARFLRDPETLESREANFKFGFFSPVNSTNRYVGIWYNKEGADQLEVVWVANRDNPLNDSSGVIRISGNGNLQLLDGQNNSIWSTNVTANNEVNSNFAQILDTGNLVLLSNASENTMWQSFDHPTNSFLLRMVLTSDGNASTKPMLTSWKNASNPSNGLFTAGIYHRRLSEFFIWDGDRPYWRSGPWDGRLFMGVRAMYYSAQDVGFRLENENDGTFSLSFSSASQSVTEHYVLTYDGMLTQREWEDDRGDWNVAWQSLQFECDVYGKCGEFGSCNSNNSPICSCLRGFEPRNNQEWSAGNWSDGCIRRTPLLQCGTVGGREDGFLRLRNVKVPDNAARLESDDEGDCQRQCLGNCSCSAYTYNFGFGCMIWSENLIDIQEFASAGVDLFTRVAHSELAGETNKWKVTVAVTVILGTAVLVVFLYSLWRWLHRRHAGKITLNKESNWHNNMVGARLSDAEFQDLPLMKFESLVLATDNFSESKKLGQGGFGPVYKGTFEDGQEVAVKRLSRASGQGQQEFMNEVVVISKLQNRNLVRLLGCCVEGEEKLLVYEYMPNKSLDALLFDPSNREHLDWKKRFNIIKAISRGLLYLHRDSRLRIIHRDLKASNILLDNDLNPKISDFGMARIFESNQDQGDTKRIVGTYGYMSPEYAMEGRFSEKSDVYSFGVLLLEIVSGRRNSSFKDEESMSLLGHAWKLWNEGDILSLIDPAVSALDFQAEILRCIQVGLLSVQEFPEDRPSITTVVSMIESEITDLPRPTQPGFTQRRIASWNGTQQNGRDCYSVNGVSISSLGGR; encoded by the exons ATGGTTTATGTTCACACCCTTTTGCTCTTTCTTTCCTGGGTTTGGGTCTTTGATCAATTTGGTTTAGCTCGAGGCGATATTACCACTGCTCGATTTCTTAGAGACCCCGAAACATTAGAATCTAGAGAAGCtaatttcaagtttggatttttCAGCCCTGTTAACTCAACGAATCGCTACGTTGGAATCTGGTATAATAAGGAAGGTGCTGATCAATTGGAAGTGGTTTGGGTAGCCAACAGGGATAACCCACTTAATGATTCTTCTGGGGTGATCAGAATATCAGGAAATGGAAATCTGCAACTCTTGGATGGACAAAACAATAGCATTTGGTCAACAAACGTGACTGCTAATAATGAGGTTAATTCTAATTTTGCTCAAATTTTAGATACTGGAAACCTTGTTTTACTGTCAAATGCCAGTGAGAATACCATGTGGCAGAGTTTTGACCATCCTACAAATTCGTTCTTACTTCGTATGGTACTCACATCTGATGGGAATGCAAGCACAAAGCCAATGCTTACATCGTGGAAGAATGCTTCAAATCCATCAAATGGACTATTTACTGCTGGTATTTATCACCGCAGACTTTCTGAATTTTTTATATGGGATGGGGATCGCCCCTATTGGCGATCAGGACCTTGGGATGGTCGTCTGTTTATGGGGGTACGAGCTATGTACTATTCTGCACAGGATGTTGGATTTcgtcttgaaaatgagaatgacGGCACATTTAGCCTATCCTTTTCTTCCGCAAGCCAGAGTGTTACTGAACACTATGTATTGACTTATGACGGTATGCTGACACAAAGAGAATGGGAAGATGATAGAGGGGATTGGAACGTTGCATGGCAGTCGTTGCAATTTGAATGTGATGTTTACGGAAAGTGTGGAGAATTTGGGAGTTGTAATTCAAATAATTCACCAATTTGTAGTTGCTTGAGGGGATTTGAACCGAGGAATAACCAGGAATGGAGTGCGGGGAATTGGAGTGATGGGTGTATTCGGAGAACACCGTTGTTGCAGTGTGGGACTGTAGGAGGGAGAGAAGATGGATTTTTGAGGTTAAGGAATGTGAAAGTGCCAGATAACGCTGCGAGGCTGGAGTCAGATGATGAAGGGGATTGCCAGAGACAATGCCTAGGAAATTGTTCCTGTTCAGCTTATACTTATAATTTTGGTTTTGGGTGTATGATCTGGAGTGAAAACTTGATTGATATACAGGAATTCGCCTCTGCTGGTGTTGATCTTTTCACTCGGGTGGCTCATTCAGAACTAG CAGGTGAAACCAATAAATGGAAAGTAACTGTTGCAGTCACAGTGATTTTGGGTACAGCTGTGTTAGTTGTCTTTCTGTACAGTTTATGGAGGTGGTTGCATCGAAGACATG CAGGCAAGATAACTCTAAACAAAGAATCAAATTGGCATAATAACATGGTTGGTGCTAGGTTAAGTGATGCTGAATTCCAGGATTTACCATTAATGAAATTTGAAAGTTTGGTACTTGCAACGGACAACTTTTCGGAAAGTAAAAAGCTTGGACAAGGTGGTTTTGGTCCTGTATACAAG GGAACATTCGAAGATGGACAAGAGGTAGCTGTAAAAAGACTTTCAAGAGCATCAGGACAAGGTCAACAAGAATTTATGAATGAAGTGGTTGTTATCTCTAAACTTCAAAATAGAAATCTTGTGAGACTATTAGGCTGCTGTGTAGAAGGAGAAGAGAAATTGTTGGTCTATGAATACATGCCAAATAAGAGCTTGGATGCACTCCTCTTCG ATCCTTCTAATCGGGAACATTTGGACTGGAAGAAGCGCTTTAATATCATCAAGGCGATAAGCAGAGGGCTGCTTTATCTTCATAGGGATTCTAGATTGAGAATTATCCATAGAGATCTTAAAGCAAGCAACATTTTGTTGGACAATGATCTCAATCCAAAGATATCAGACTTTGGCATGGCAAGAATTTTTGAAAGCAACCAAGACCAAGGTGACACCAAAAGGATTGTTGGAACCTA TGGTTATATGTCTCCGGAGTATGCAATGGAAGGTCGGTTTTCAGAAAAGTCAGATGTGTATAGCTTTGGGGTGCTGCTACTTGAGATTGTTAGTGGAAGAAGGAACAGCAGCTTCAAAGATGAGGAGTCTATGAGCCTCTTAGGTCAT GCATGGAAATTGTGGAATGAAGGCGATATTTTGTCATTGATTGATCCGGCGGTTTCAGCATTAGACTTTCAAGCAGAGATATTGAGGTGCATACAAGTAGGACTATTATCTGTACAAGAATTTCCTGAAGATAGACCAAGCATTACCACGGTTGTTTCCATGATAGAGAGTGAAATTACAGATCTTCCTCGTCCAACACAACCTGGGTTTACACAAAGGAGAATTGCTTCTTGGAATGGAACACAACAAAATGGCCGTGATTGTTATTCTGTTAACGGTGTTTCAATAAGTTCTTTAGGTGGTCGATGA
- the LOC110806261 gene encoding G-type lectin S-receptor-like serine/threonine-protein kinase At1g11330 isoform X4, which produces MVYVHTLLLFLSWVWVFDQFGLARGDITTARFLRDPETLESREANFKFGFFSPVNSTNRYVGIWYNKEGADQLEVVWVANRDNPLNDSSGVIRISGNGNLQLLDGQNNSIWSTNVTANNEVNSNFAQILDTGNLVLLSNASENTMWQSFDHPTNSFLLRMVLTSDGNASTKPMLTSWKNASNPSNGLFTAGIYHRRLSEFFIWDGDRPYWRSGPWDGRLFMGVRAMYYSAQDVGFRLENENDGTFSLSFSSASQSVTEHYVLTYDGMLTQREWEDDRGDWNVAWQSLQFECDVYGKCGEFGSCNSNNSPICSCLRGFEPRNNQEWSAGNWSDGCIRRTPLLQCGTVGGREDGFLRLRNVKVPDNAARLESDDEGDCQRQCLGNCSCSAYTYNFGFGCMIWSENLIDIQEFASAGVDLFTRVAHSELGETNKWKVTVAVTVILGTAVLVVFLYSLWRWLHRRHGKITLNKESNWHNNMVGARLSDAEFQDLPLMKFESLVLATDNFSESKKLGQGGFGPVYKGTFEDGQEVAVKRLSRASGQGQQEFMNEVVVISKLQNRNLVRLLGCCVEGEEKLLVYEYMPNKSLDALLFDPSNREHLDWKKRFNIIKAISRGLLYLHRDSRLRIIHRDLKASNILLDNDLNPKISDFGMARIFESNQDQGDTKRIVGTYGYMSPEYAMEGRFSEKSDVYSFGVLLLEIVSGRRNSSFKDEESMSLLGHAWKLWNEGDILSLIDPAVSALDFQAEILRCIQVGLLSVQEFPEDRPSITTVVSMIESEITDLPRPTQPGFTQRRIASWNGTQQNGRDCYSVNGVSISSLGGR; this is translated from the exons ATGGTTTATGTTCACACCCTTTTGCTCTTTCTTTCCTGGGTTTGGGTCTTTGATCAATTTGGTTTAGCTCGAGGCGATATTACCACTGCTCGATTTCTTAGAGACCCCGAAACATTAGAATCTAGAGAAGCtaatttcaagtttggatttttCAGCCCTGTTAACTCAACGAATCGCTACGTTGGAATCTGGTATAATAAGGAAGGTGCTGATCAATTGGAAGTGGTTTGGGTAGCCAACAGGGATAACCCACTTAATGATTCTTCTGGGGTGATCAGAATATCAGGAAATGGAAATCTGCAACTCTTGGATGGACAAAACAATAGCATTTGGTCAACAAACGTGACTGCTAATAATGAGGTTAATTCTAATTTTGCTCAAATTTTAGATACTGGAAACCTTGTTTTACTGTCAAATGCCAGTGAGAATACCATGTGGCAGAGTTTTGACCATCCTACAAATTCGTTCTTACTTCGTATGGTACTCACATCTGATGGGAATGCAAGCACAAAGCCAATGCTTACATCGTGGAAGAATGCTTCAAATCCATCAAATGGACTATTTACTGCTGGTATTTATCACCGCAGACTTTCTGAATTTTTTATATGGGATGGGGATCGCCCCTATTGGCGATCAGGACCTTGGGATGGTCGTCTGTTTATGGGGGTACGAGCTATGTACTATTCTGCACAGGATGTTGGATTTcgtcttgaaaatgagaatgacGGCACATTTAGCCTATCCTTTTCTTCCGCAAGCCAGAGTGTTACTGAACACTATGTATTGACTTATGACGGTATGCTGACACAAAGAGAATGGGAAGATGATAGAGGGGATTGGAACGTTGCATGGCAGTCGTTGCAATTTGAATGTGATGTTTACGGAAAGTGTGGAGAATTTGGGAGTTGTAATTCAAATAATTCACCAATTTGTAGTTGCTTGAGGGGATTTGAACCGAGGAATAACCAGGAATGGAGTGCGGGGAATTGGAGTGATGGGTGTATTCGGAGAACACCGTTGTTGCAGTGTGGGACTGTAGGAGGGAGAGAAGATGGATTTTTGAGGTTAAGGAATGTGAAAGTGCCAGATAACGCTGCGAGGCTGGAGTCAGATGATGAAGGGGATTGCCAGAGACAATGCCTAGGAAATTGTTCCTGTTCAGCTTATACTTATAATTTTGGTTTTGGGTGTATGATCTGGAGTGAAAACTTGATTGATATACAGGAATTCGCCTCTGCTGGTGTTGATCTTTTCACTCGGGTGGCTCATTCAGAACTAG GTGAAACCAATAAATGGAAAGTAACTGTTGCAGTCACAGTGATTTTGGGTACAGCTGTGTTAGTTGTCTTTCTGTACAGTTTATGGAGGTGGTTGCATCGAAGACATG GCAAGATAACTCTAAACAAAGAATCAAATTGGCATAATAACATGGTTGGTGCTAGGTTAAGTGATGCTGAATTCCAGGATTTACCATTAATGAAATTTGAAAGTTTGGTACTTGCAACGGACAACTTTTCGGAAAGTAAAAAGCTTGGACAAGGTGGTTTTGGTCCTGTATACAAG GGAACATTCGAAGATGGACAAGAGGTAGCTGTAAAAAGACTTTCAAGAGCATCAGGACAAGGTCAACAAGAATTTATGAATGAAGTGGTTGTTATCTCTAAACTTCAAAATAGAAATCTTGTGAGACTATTAGGCTGCTGTGTAGAAGGAGAAGAGAAATTGTTGGTCTATGAATACATGCCAAATAAGAGCTTGGATGCACTCCTCTTCG ATCCTTCTAATCGGGAACATTTGGACTGGAAGAAGCGCTTTAATATCATCAAGGCGATAAGCAGAGGGCTGCTTTATCTTCATAGGGATTCTAGATTGAGAATTATCCATAGAGATCTTAAAGCAAGCAACATTTTGTTGGACAATGATCTCAATCCAAAGATATCAGACTTTGGCATGGCAAGAATTTTTGAAAGCAACCAAGACCAAGGTGACACCAAAAGGATTGTTGGAACCTA TGGTTATATGTCTCCGGAGTATGCAATGGAAGGTCGGTTTTCAGAAAAGTCAGATGTGTATAGCTTTGGGGTGCTGCTACTTGAGATTGTTAGTGGAAGAAGGAACAGCAGCTTCAAAGATGAGGAGTCTATGAGCCTCTTAGGTCAT GCATGGAAATTGTGGAATGAAGGCGATATTTTGTCATTGATTGATCCGGCGGTTTCAGCATTAGACTTTCAAGCAGAGATATTGAGGTGCATACAAGTAGGACTATTATCTGTACAAGAATTTCCTGAAGATAGACCAAGCATTACCACGGTTGTTTCCATGATAGAGAGTGAAATTACAGATCTTCCTCGTCCAACACAACCTGGGTTTACACAAAGGAGAATTGCTTCTTGGAATGGAACACAACAAAATGGCCGTGATTGTTATTCTGTTAACGGTGTTTCAATAAGTTCTTTAGGTGGTCGATGA
- the LOC110806261 gene encoding G-type lectin S-receptor-like serine/threonine-protein kinase At1g11330 isoform X2, with protein MVYVHTLLLFLSWVWVFDQFGLARGDITTARFLRDPETLESREANFKFGFFSPVNSTNRYVGIWYNKEGADQLEVVWVANRDNPLNDSSGVIRISGNGNLQLLDGQNNSIWSTNVTANNEVNSNFAQILDTGNLVLLSNASENTMWQSFDHPTNSFLLRMVLTSDGNASTKPMLTSWKNASNPSNGLFTAGIYHRRLSEFFIWDGDRPYWRSGPWDGRLFMGVRAMYYSAQDVGFRLENENDGTFSLSFSSASQSVTEHYVLTYDGMLTQREWEDDRGDWNVAWQSLQFECDVYGKCGEFGSCNSNNSPICSCLRGFEPRNNQEWSAGNWSDGCIRRTPLLQCGTVGGREDGFLRLRNVKVPDNAARLESDDEGDCQRQCLGNCSCSAYTYNFGFGCMIWSENLIDIQEFASAGVDLFTRVAHSELGETNKWKVTVAVTVILGTAVLVVFLYSLWRWLHRRHAGKITLNKESNWHNNMVGARLSDAEFQDLPLMKFESLVLATDNFSESKKLGQGGFGPVYKGTFEDGQEVAVKRLSRASGQGQQEFMNEVVVISKLQNRNLVRLLGCCVEGEEKLLVYEYMPNKSLDALLFDPSNREHLDWKKRFNIIKAISRGLLYLHRDSRLRIIHRDLKASNILLDNDLNPKISDFGMARIFESNQDQGDTKRIVGTYGYMSPEYAMEGRFSEKSDVYSFGVLLLEIVSGRRNSSFKDEESMSLLGHAWKLWNEGDILSLIDPAVSALDFQAEILRCIQVGLLSVQEFPEDRPSITTVVSMIESEITDLPRPTQPGFTQRRIASWNGTQQNGRDCYSVNGVSISSLGGR; from the exons ATGGTTTATGTTCACACCCTTTTGCTCTTTCTTTCCTGGGTTTGGGTCTTTGATCAATTTGGTTTAGCTCGAGGCGATATTACCACTGCTCGATTTCTTAGAGACCCCGAAACATTAGAATCTAGAGAAGCtaatttcaagtttggatttttCAGCCCTGTTAACTCAACGAATCGCTACGTTGGAATCTGGTATAATAAGGAAGGTGCTGATCAATTGGAAGTGGTTTGGGTAGCCAACAGGGATAACCCACTTAATGATTCTTCTGGGGTGATCAGAATATCAGGAAATGGAAATCTGCAACTCTTGGATGGACAAAACAATAGCATTTGGTCAACAAACGTGACTGCTAATAATGAGGTTAATTCTAATTTTGCTCAAATTTTAGATACTGGAAACCTTGTTTTACTGTCAAATGCCAGTGAGAATACCATGTGGCAGAGTTTTGACCATCCTACAAATTCGTTCTTACTTCGTATGGTACTCACATCTGATGGGAATGCAAGCACAAAGCCAATGCTTACATCGTGGAAGAATGCTTCAAATCCATCAAATGGACTATTTACTGCTGGTATTTATCACCGCAGACTTTCTGAATTTTTTATATGGGATGGGGATCGCCCCTATTGGCGATCAGGACCTTGGGATGGTCGTCTGTTTATGGGGGTACGAGCTATGTACTATTCTGCACAGGATGTTGGATTTcgtcttgaaaatgagaatgacGGCACATTTAGCCTATCCTTTTCTTCCGCAAGCCAGAGTGTTACTGAACACTATGTATTGACTTATGACGGTATGCTGACACAAAGAGAATGGGAAGATGATAGAGGGGATTGGAACGTTGCATGGCAGTCGTTGCAATTTGAATGTGATGTTTACGGAAAGTGTGGAGAATTTGGGAGTTGTAATTCAAATAATTCACCAATTTGTAGTTGCTTGAGGGGATTTGAACCGAGGAATAACCAGGAATGGAGTGCGGGGAATTGGAGTGATGGGTGTATTCGGAGAACACCGTTGTTGCAGTGTGGGACTGTAGGAGGGAGAGAAGATGGATTTTTGAGGTTAAGGAATGTGAAAGTGCCAGATAACGCTGCGAGGCTGGAGTCAGATGATGAAGGGGATTGCCAGAGACAATGCCTAGGAAATTGTTCCTGTTCAGCTTATACTTATAATTTTGGTTTTGGGTGTATGATCTGGAGTGAAAACTTGATTGATATACAGGAATTCGCCTCTGCTGGTGTTGATCTTTTCACTCGGGTGGCTCATTCAGAACTAG GTGAAACCAATAAATGGAAAGTAACTGTTGCAGTCACAGTGATTTTGGGTACAGCTGTGTTAGTTGTCTTTCTGTACAGTTTATGGAGGTGGTTGCATCGAAGACATG CAGGCAAGATAACTCTAAACAAAGAATCAAATTGGCATAATAACATGGTTGGTGCTAGGTTAAGTGATGCTGAATTCCAGGATTTACCATTAATGAAATTTGAAAGTTTGGTACTTGCAACGGACAACTTTTCGGAAAGTAAAAAGCTTGGACAAGGTGGTTTTGGTCCTGTATACAAG GGAACATTCGAAGATGGACAAGAGGTAGCTGTAAAAAGACTTTCAAGAGCATCAGGACAAGGTCAACAAGAATTTATGAATGAAGTGGTTGTTATCTCTAAACTTCAAAATAGAAATCTTGTGAGACTATTAGGCTGCTGTGTAGAAGGAGAAGAGAAATTGTTGGTCTATGAATACATGCCAAATAAGAGCTTGGATGCACTCCTCTTCG ATCCTTCTAATCGGGAACATTTGGACTGGAAGAAGCGCTTTAATATCATCAAGGCGATAAGCAGAGGGCTGCTTTATCTTCATAGGGATTCTAGATTGAGAATTATCCATAGAGATCTTAAAGCAAGCAACATTTTGTTGGACAATGATCTCAATCCAAAGATATCAGACTTTGGCATGGCAAGAATTTTTGAAAGCAACCAAGACCAAGGTGACACCAAAAGGATTGTTGGAACCTA TGGTTATATGTCTCCGGAGTATGCAATGGAAGGTCGGTTTTCAGAAAAGTCAGATGTGTATAGCTTTGGGGTGCTGCTACTTGAGATTGTTAGTGGAAGAAGGAACAGCAGCTTCAAAGATGAGGAGTCTATGAGCCTCTTAGGTCAT GCATGGAAATTGTGGAATGAAGGCGATATTTTGTCATTGATTGATCCGGCGGTTTCAGCATTAGACTTTCAAGCAGAGATATTGAGGTGCATACAAGTAGGACTATTATCTGTACAAGAATTTCCTGAAGATAGACCAAGCATTACCACGGTTGTTTCCATGATAGAGAGTGAAATTACAGATCTTCCTCGTCCAACACAACCTGGGTTTACACAAAGGAGAATTGCTTCTTGGAATGGAACACAACAAAATGGCCGTGATTGTTATTCTGTTAACGGTGTTTCAATAAGTTCTTTAGGTGGTCGATGA
- the LOC110806261 gene encoding G-type lectin S-receptor-like serine/threonine-protein kinase At1g11330 isoform X3 encodes MVYVHTLLLFLSWVWVFDQFGLARGDITTARFLRDPETLESREANFKFGFFSPVNSTNRYVGIWYNKEGADQLEVVWVANRDNPLNDSSGVIRISGNGNLQLLDGQNNSIWSTNVTANNEVNSNFAQILDTGNLVLLSNASENTMWQSFDHPTNSFLLRMVLTSDGNASTKPMLTSWKNASNPSNGLFTAGIYHRRLSEFFIWDGDRPYWRSGPWDGRLFMGVRAMYYSAQDVGFRLENENDGTFSLSFSSASQSVTEHYVLTYDGMLTQREWEDDRGDWNVAWQSLQFECDVYGKCGEFGSCNSNNSPICSCLRGFEPRNNQEWSAGNWSDGCIRRTPLLQCGTVGGREDGFLRLRNVKVPDNAARLESDDEGDCQRQCLGNCSCSAYTYNFGFGCMIWSENLIDIQEFASAGVDLFTRVAHSELAGETNKWKVTVAVTVILGTAVLVVFLYSLWRWLHRRHGKITLNKESNWHNNMVGARLSDAEFQDLPLMKFESLVLATDNFSESKKLGQGGFGPVYKGTFEDGQEVAVKRLSRASGQGQQEFMNEVVVISKLQNRNLVRLLGCCVEGEEKLLVYEYMPNKSLDALLFDPSNREHLDWKKRFNIIKAISRGLLYLHRDSRLRIIHRDLKASNILLDNDLNPKISDFGMARIFESNQDQGDTKRIVGTYGYMSPEYAMEGRFSEKSDVYSFGVLLLEIVSGRRNSSFKDEESMSLLGHAWKLWNEGDILSLIDPAVSALDFQAEILRCIQVGLLSVQEFPEDRPSITTVVSMIESEITDLPRPTQPGFTQRRIASWNGTQQNGRDCYSVNGVSISSLGGR; translated from the exons ATGGTTTATGTTCACACCCTTTTGCTCTTTCTTTCCTGGGTTTGGGTCTTTGATCAATTTGGTTTAGCTCGAGGCGATATTACCACTGCTCGATTTCTTAGAGACCCCGAAACATTAGAATCTAGAGAAGCtaatttcaagtttggatttttCAGCCCTGTTAACTCAACGAATCGCTACGTTGGAATCTGGTATAATAAGGAAGGTGCTGATCAATTGGAAGTGGTTTGGGTAGCCAACAGGGATAACCCACTTAATGATTCTTCTGGGGTGATCAGAATATCAGGAAATGGAAATCTGCAACTCTTGGATGGACAAAACAATAGCATTTGGTCAACAAACGTGACTGCTAATAATGAGGTTAATTCTAATTTTGCTCAAATTTTAGATACTGGAAACCTTGTTTTACTGTCAAATGCCAGTGAGAATACCATGTGGCAGAGTTTTGACCATCCTACAAATTCGTTCTTACTTCGTATGGTACTCACATCTGATGGGAATGCAAGCACAAAGCCAATGCTTACATCGTGGAAGAATGCTTCAAATCCATCAAATGGACTATTTACTGCTGGTATTTATCACCGCAGACTTTCTGAATTTTTTATATGGGATGGGGATCGCCCCTATTGGCGATCAGGACCTTGGGATGGTCGTCTGTTTATGGGGGTACGAGCTATGTACTATTCTGCACAGGATGTTGGATTTcgtcttgaaaatgagaatgacGGCACATTTAGCCTATCCTTTTCTTCCGCAAGCCAGAGTGTTACTGAACACTATGTATTGACTTATGACGGTATGCTGACACAAAGAGAATGGGAAGATGATAGAGGGGATTGGAACGTTGCATGGCAGTCGTTGCAATTTGAATGTGATGTTTACGGAAAGTGTGGAGAATTTGGGAGTTGTAATTCAAATAATTCACCAATTTGTAGTTGCTTGAGGGGATTTGAACCGAGGAATAACCAGGAATGGAGTGCGGGGAATTGGAGTGATGGGTGTATTCGGAGAACACCGTTGTTGCAGTGTGGGACTGTAGGAGGGAGAGAAGATGGATTTTTGAGGTTAAGGAATGTGAAAGTGCCAGATAACGCTGCGAGGCTGGAGTCAGATGATGAAGGGGATTGCCAGAGACAATGCCTAGGAAATTGTTCCTGTTCAGCTTATACTTATAATTTTGGTTTTGGGTGTATGATCTGGAGTGAAAACTTGATTGATATACAGGAATTCGCCTCTGCTGGTGTTGATCTTTTCACTCGGGTGGCTCATTCAGAACTAG CAGGTGAAACCAATAAATGGAAAGTAACTGTTGCAGTCACAGTGATTTTGGGTACAGCTGTGTTAGTTGTCTTTCTGTACAGTTTATGGAGGTGGTTGCATCGAAGACATG GCAAGATAACTCTAAACAAAGAATCAAATTGGCATAATAACATGGTTGGTGCTAGGTTAAGTGATGCTGAATTCCAGGATTTACCATTAATGAAATTTGAAAGTTTGGTACTTGCAACGGACAACTTTTCGGAAAGTAAAAAGCTTGGACAAGGTGGTTTTGGTCCTGTATACAAG GGAACATTCGAAGATGGACAAGAGGTAGCTGTAAAAAGACTTTCAAGAGCATCAGGACAAGGTCAACAAGAATTTATGAATGAAGTGGTTGTTATCTCTAAACTTCAAAATAGAAATCTTGTGAGACTATTAGGCTGCTGTGTAGAAGGAGAAGAGAAATTGTTGGTCTATGAATACATGCCAAATAAGAGCTTGGATGCACTCCTCTTCG ATCCTTCTAATCGGGAACATTTGGACTGGAAGAAGCGCTTTAATATCATCAAGGCGATAAGCAGAGGGCTGCTTTATCTTCATAGGGATTCTAGATTGAGAATTATCCATAGAGATCTTAAAGCAAGCAACATTTTGTTGGACAATGATCTCAATCCAAAGATATCAGACTTTGGCATGGCAAGAATTTTTGAAAGCAACCAAGACCAAGGTGACACCAAAAGGATTGTTGGAACCTA TGGTTATATGTCTCCGGAGTATGCAATGGAAGGTCGGTTTTCAGAAAAGTCAGATGTGTATAGCTTTGGGGTGCTGCTACTTGAGATTGTTAGTGGAAGAAGGAACAGCAGCTTCAAAGATGAGGAGTCTATGAGCCTCTTAGGTCAT GCATGGAAATTGTGGAATGAAGGCGATATTTTGTCATTGATTGATCCGGCGGTTTCAGCATTAGACTTTCAAGCAGAGATATTGAGGTGCATACAAGTAGGACTATTATCTGTACAAGAATTTCCTGAAGATAGACCAAGCATTACCACGGTTGTTTCCATGATAGAGAGTGAAATTACAGATCTTCCTCGTCCAACACAACCTGGGTTTACACAAAGGAGAATTGCTTCTTGGAATGGAACACAACAAAATGGCCGTGATTGTTATTCTGTTAACGGTGTTTCAATAAGTTCTTTAGGTGGTCGATGA